Proteins encoded together in one Vicia villosa cultivar HV-30 ecotype Madison, WI unplaced genomic scaffold, Vvil1.0 ctg.000081F_1_1, whole genome shotgun sequence window:
- the LOC131623817 gene encoding uncharacterized protein LOC131623817, whose translation MSPFLSVLAMEVLTALTKNSVEVGDFKPIKYGVNDFVDILQFADDTIILGEPTCDNLWSLKVLLRGCFPFKFLGIWVGEGAYKEKVWQEVIDNIKSRLTKWKGRNISIGGRVTLIGSVLNAIPIFTLSFYKAPSKIIQAIRSLLSNFLWCGNVKSRCIHWVKWENVCKPKGKGGLGIRDVGEMNKSLLLKWKWRILKEDKAIWSRFLLLRYHIPKIKVLASSKDLLNRDDSRWWRDIVLDDFKEDDLGEGFTDWVKCEFKKGNNILFWHSCWLDDQPLCVSFPHLFDRTTNKLCMVSDLLNFNHGDITWNLESIFGVDVLNSSVPTAPSTILSATGTVIGEDFRDLKSILQGIVQDILATDDFHWNLTSNGDFTVSSVSHLVSNA comes from the exons ATGTCACCTTTCTTGTCTGTTCTTGCTATGGAAGTTTTAACCGCTCTAACTAAGAATTCGGTGGAGGTGGGAGACTTTAAACCTATCAAGTATGGAGTAAACGACTTtgtggatattctccaatttgcaGACGATACCATCATTCTAGGAGAACCTACTTGTGATAATCTTTGGAGTTTAaaagtgttgttgagag GTTGCTTCCCGTTTAAATTCCTTGGTATTTGGGTGGGTGAAGGTGCGTATAAGGAAAAAGTGTGGCAAGAGGTGATTGACAACATAAAATCAAGACTCACTAAGTGGAAGGGAAGAAACATATCCATTGGCGGGAGGGTGACTCTTATTGGATCCGTTCTTAATGCTATCCCTATTTTTACTCTTTCTTTTTATAAAGCTCCGAGTAAAATTATTCAAGCGATAAGAAGTCTTCTTAGCAATTTTTTATGGTGTGGGAATGTGAAATCAAGATGCATCCATTGGGTTAAGTGGGAGAATGTTTGCAAGCCCAAAGGAAAAGGAGGGTTAGGTATTAGAGATGTGGGAGAAATGAACAAATCTCTTCTtcttaaatggaagtggagaattttaaAGGAGGATAAGGCAATATGGAGTAGATTTTTACTTTTGAGATATCATATCCCGAAAATAAAAGTGTTAGCTTCTAGCAAGGATCTTTTAAATCGGGATGATTCTCGATGGTGGAGAGACATTGTTCTTGATGATTTCAAAGAGGATGATTTGGGTGAAGGGTTCACCGATTGGGTTAAATGTGAGTTCAAGAAAGGTAATAatattcttttttggcatagttgttggttggaTGATCAACCGCTCTGTGTTTCTTTTCCGCATTTGTTTGATCGTACAACCAACAAATTATGCATGGTGAGTGATCTCCTTAATTTTAACCATGGTGACATTACGTGGAACTTGGAATCCATCTTTGGTGTGGATGTTTTGAATTCTTCGGTTCCGACCGCTCCTTCCACCATCTTATCCGCAACGGGCACGGTTATTGGCGAAGATTTTAGGGACTTGAAATCGATTCTTCAAGGGATTGTGCAGGACATATTGGCAACGGACGATTTCCATTGGAACCTAACCTCAAATGGAGATTTCACGGTGTCTAGTGTTTCGCACTTGGTGTCTAATGCATAG